One window of Caldisericia bacterium genomic DNA carries:
- a CDS encoding DUF1667 domain-containing protein produces MKEITCIICPIGCKILIDAEKITNYKCKRGLNYAFQEIKNPKRILTTTLKADGLSKRRVAVRLNSEIPKEAIFKVLKEIKKIKITKKVKKGEIILENVLNLGVNLISQETVD; encoded by the coding sequence ATGAAAGAAATAACTTGTATTATTTGTCCAATTGGTTGCAAAATTTTAATTGATGCCGAGAAAATTACAAATTATAAATGTAAAAGAGGACTTAACTATGCATTTCAAGAAATTAAAAATCCAAAAAGAATCTTAACAACAACTTTAAAGGCAGATGGTCTTTCTAAAAGAAGAGTTGCAGTAAGGCTTAATTCTGAAATTCCAAAAGAGGCAATTTTTAAAGTTTTAAAAGAGATAAAAAAGATAAAAATAACAAAAAAAGTTAAAAAGGGTGAAATTATTTTGGAAAATGTCTTAAATTTAGGAGTAAATCTTATTTCACAAGAAACTGTAGATTAA
- a CDS encoding FAD-dependent oxidoreductase, translating to MNNIDLAIVGGGPAGLFLAKEAKKKGLNVFIFDREEKIGGILKQCIHTGFGTQIYKRDLTGPELIEELKKEILNLNIEIFTNSMCSGFENDKLYFYSPKGIIEVNAKYFAFALGARERNRGAIFIEGDRPSGIFTAGFAQYITNILGLKTGNKIAILGSGDIGLIMARRLTLEGMKVIGVFEIMPFYGGLPRNIRQCLEDFDIPLYLSHTITRVEGGDRLRKIYVSEVDENLKPKGELKEFKVDTLLLSVGLIPEIDILRNKILIDKKTLGPFVNQYFMTNIKNTFVIGNSVFIFDLVDRAMISSLKVLDYILKNKNKNISMIKILSCDLIKNYVPQIIEKDDKDVKIYFRVKKPIFDKEIVLREGKRVILNKKLKAIYPAEIQEISFKPNLIEKDKVILEVI from the coding sequence TTGAATAATATAGACTTAGCAATAGTGGGTGGTGGACCAGCAGGACTTTTTTTAGCAAAAGAAGCAAAAAAGAAAGGGTTAAATGTTTTTATTTTTGATAGAGAGGAGAAAATTGGTGGAATATTAAAACAATGTATTCATACGGGTTTTGGTACACAAATTTATAAAAGGGATCTAACAGGTCCAGAATTAATTGAGGAGTTAAAAAAAGAGATACTAAATTTAAATATAGAAATATTTACAAATTCAATGTGTTCTGGTTTTGAAAATGATAAACTCTATTTTTATTCTCCAAAAGGAATAATAGAAGTTAATGCAAAATATTTCGCATTTGCATTGGGAGCAAGAGAAAGGAATAGAGGTGCTATTTTTATTGAAGGAGATAGGCCTTCAGGAATTTTTACAGCAGGGTTTGCACAATACATAACAAATATTTTAGGATTAAAAACTGGAAATAAAATTGCAATTCTTGGTTCAGGTGATATAGGTTTAATTATGGCAAGAAGATTAACTCTTGAAGGAATGAAGGTTATTGGAGTTTTTGAAATTATGCCATTTTATGGTGGACTTCCAAGAAACATCAGACAATGTTTAGAAGATTTTGATATACCACTATATCTATCTCACACGATTACAAGGGTTGAAGGTGGTGATAGATTAAGAAAAATTTATGTTTCTGAAGTTGATGAGAATTTAAAACCAAAAGGTGAATTAAAAGAGTTTAAAGTAGATACTCTTCTTCTTTCTGTTGGTTTAATACCTGAAATTGATATATTAAGAAACAAAATTTTAATTGATAAAAAAACACTAGGTCCTTTTGTTAATCAATATTTTATGACAAACATAAAAAACACATTTGTTATAGGAAATTCAGTTTTTATTTTTGATCTTGTAGATAGAGCAATGATTTCATCATTAAAAGTTTTAGATTATATATTAAAAAATAAAAATAAAAATATATCTATGATAAAAATTTTAAGTTGTGATTTAATAAAAAATTATGTTCCACAAATAATTGAAAAGGATGATAAAGATGTAAAAATTTACTTTAGAGTTAAAAAACCAATCTTTGATAAAGAAATCGTTTTAAGAGAGGGTAAAAGGGTGATATTAAATAAAAAATTAAAAGCAATTTACCCTGCTGAAATTCAAGAAATTTCATTTAAGCCAAACTTAATTGAGAAAGACAAAGTAATTCTCGAAGTTATATGA
- a CDS encoding NAD(P)/FAD-dependent oxidoreductase — protein sequence MEKNYDVIVGGGGVVGANIFRELSRFKITLLLIEKEDDVASFGSTIANTGIIHGGYDPIPGTLKALLNSEGKKLWRDLTEKLNIDSEFNGVLVLAYNNEEEKILEELYERGIKNKINVEIIDKSEIKRLEPNLKEIYTKGLFSLDAGIIDPFLATIKLIRSGFINGGEVLLSCEIKNLVQDKDTILVITDKGEFKTKIFINSLGFFGKKFLKEDSIFPRRGQYIITDKNLKGLVNRPIFGVPTDKGKGVSITPTTHGNILLGPTSRIVKSYDTSSYLNEREEILEKVSKFIDFDFSPFIIRDFAGVRASSKRRDFIIEFEEGTNILHVQGIDSPGLTASPAIAKYVVSLIKDRINLKEKENFIDFLDKDISLKNLSKEEIDKLIKKDPSFGEIICRCEFVSKGEILHTLKTFPTPKNIDGLKRRLRVTSGRCQGSFCMIRILKILNEFNGTPFEEIKKKGKNGLIVYGEIE from the coding sequence TTGGAGAAAAATTATGATGTGATTGTTGGAGGGGGAGGAGTTGTTGGAGCAAATATTTTTAGAGAATTATCAAGATTTAAGATAACTCTTCTTTTAATAGAAAAAGAGGATGATGTTGCATCTTTTGGCTCAACAATTGCAAATACAGGAATAATTCATGGAGGATATGATCCAATTCCTGGAACCTTAAAAGCGCTATTAAACAGTGAAGGTAAAAAACTTTGGAGAGATCTTACAGAAAAACTAAATATAGATTCAGAATTTAATGGAGTTTTGGTTCTTGCTTATAATAATGAAGAGGAAAAAATTTTAGAAGAATTATATGAAAGAGGGATTAAAAATAAAATAAATGTTGAAATTATAGATAAAAGTGAAATAAAGAGGTTAGAACCAAATTTAAAAGAGATTTATACAAAAGGGCTATTTTCTTTAGATGCTGGAATAATTGATCCATTTTTAGCAACAATAAAACTTATAAGATCTGGTTTTATTAATGGAGGAGAGGTTTTGCTTTCTTGTGAAATAAAAAATTTAGTTCAAGATAAAGATACTATTTTAGTAATTACTGACAAAGGTGAGTTTAAAACAAAAATATTTATAAATTCTCTTGGTTTTTTTGGAAAAAAATTTTTAAAAGAAGATTCAATTTTTCCAAGAAGAGGACAGTACATAATAACAGATAAAAATTTAAAAGGATTAGTTAATCGACCTATATTTGGAGTACCAACTGATAAAGGAAAGGGAGTTTCAATAACTCCAACTACTCATGGTAATATCCTTTTAGGACCAACATCTCGCATTGTGAAATCATATGATACATCATCTTATTTAAATGAAAGAGAAGAAATTTTGGAAAAAGTTAGTAAATTTATTGATTTTGATTTCTCTCCTTTTATAATAAGAGATTTTGCAGGAGTTAGAGCATCATCAAAAAGGAGAGATTTTATAATTGAATTTGAAGAGGGTACAAATATTTTACATGTCCAAGGAATCGACTCCCCTGGTCTTACTGCATCACCTGCCATTGCAAAATATGTTGTTTCTTTAATTAAAGACAGAATTAATCTTAAGGAAAAAGAAAATTTTATTGATTTTCTTGATAAAGATATCTCATTAAAAAATCTTTCAAAAGAAGAAATTGATAAATTAATTAAGAAGGATCCATCTTTTGGAGAAATTATTTGTAGATGTGAATTTGTTTCTAAAGGAGAAATTCTCCATACCCTTAAAACTTTCCCAACTCCAAAAAATATTGATGGATTAAAAAGAAGATTAAGAGTTACTTCAGGAAGGTGCCAGGGTTCTTTTTGTATGATTAGAATTTTAAAAATTTTAAATGAGTTTAATGGAACTCCATTTGAAGAAATTAAAAAGAAGGGAAAGAATGGTTTAATTGTTTATGGTGAAATTGAATAA
- the glpK gene encoding glycerol kinase GlpK — MKKKYVLVIDQGTTSTRAIIFNDSGEIEHVEKMEITQIYPKPGWVEHNPEEIFDSALKTIKNSLNALNLEPKDILTIGITNQRETTILFEKESGKPVYNAIVWQCRRSAEICEEIKKEDLNEEIHKKTGLVIDPYFSLTKVVYLLREREDIKKRVLNGEVLFGTVDTYLLYRLTKGESFFTDYSNASRTMMFNINNLEWDKDILKNFSIPEHILPQVKDSSSLFGKVHKDYFGSEIPITGIVGDQQGSLFGELCIEEGMVKNTYGTGCFILLNTGKEKVLSKNGLLTTIAWGINGNVTFALEGSIFIAGALVQWLRDGINIINNSNEIEKLAKEVQDSEGVYIVPAFVGLGTPYWDMYAGGLIIGITRKTNKSHIARAALEAIAFQTRDVIEVMENETQKKIKVLRVDGGAAMNDLLLQIQSDFLGIKVERPKILETTAFGTFLLASLGLGIIKFENLKDFERIEKIFTSQIDEKLREKKYKIWKEAVKRSLGWRKIMM, encoded by the coding sequence ATGAAGAAAAAATATGTTCTTGTAATTGATCAAGGAACAACAAGTACAAGAGCCATTATTTTTAATGATTCTGGAGAAATTGAACATGTTGAAAAAATGGAAATAACTCAAATTTATCCAAAACCAGGTTGGGTTGAACATAATCCAGAGGAGATTTTCGATTCAGCACTTAAAACAATAAAAAATTCTCTTAATGCGCTTAATTTGGAACCAAAGGATATATTAACAATTGGTATTACAAATCAAAGAGAAACAACAATTCTTTTTGAGAAAGAAAGTGGAAAGCCTGTATATAATGCAATAGTATGGCAATGTAGAAGAAGTGCAGAAATTTGTGAAGAGATAAAAAAAGAGGATCTTAATGAAGAGATTCATAAAAAAACAGGACTTGTTATTGATCCTTATTTTTCTTTAACAAAAGTTGTTTATCTTTTAAGAGAAAGAGAAGATATTAAAAAAAGAGTTTTAAATGGAGAAGTTCTTTTTGGAACAGTAGATACATATCTTCTATACAGATTAACAAAAGGTGAATCATTTTTTACAGATTACTCCAACGCAAGTAGAACTATGATGTTTAATATAAATAATCTAGAATGGGATAAAGATATTTTAAAAAATTTTTCTATTCCAGAGCACATTTTGCCTCAAGTCAAAGATTCTTCATCTCTCTTTGGAAAAGTTCATAAAGACTATTTTGGAAGCGAAATTCCAATTACTGGAATTGTTGGTGATCAACAAGGTTCGCTTTTTGGAGAATTATGTATTGAAGAGGGTATGGTTAAAAATACATATGGAACAGGATGCTTTATTCTTTTAAATACTGGAAAAGAGAAGGTTCTTTCTAAGAATGGCCTTTTAACAACAATTGCATGGGGAATTAATGGAAATGTGACCTTTGCTCTTGAGGGTTCAATTTTTATTGCTGGTGCTCTTGTTCAATGGTTAAGAGATGGAATAAATATAATAAATAATTCAAATGAAATTGAAAAACTTGCAAAAGAGGTTCAGGATAGCGAGGGAGTTTATATTGTTCCAGCATTTGTCGGTTTAGGAACCCCATATTGGGATATGTATGCAGGAGGTCTTATAATTGGAATTACAAGAAAAACAAACAAATCTCATATTGCAAGAGCAGCACTTGAAGCAATTGCATTTCAAACAAGAGATGTTATAGAAGTTATGGAGAATGAAACTCAAAAAAAGATAAAGGTTTTAAGAGTTGATGGCGGTGCGGCAATGAATGATCTTCTTTTACAAATTCAATCTGATTTTTTAGGAATAAAAGTGGAAAGACCAAAAATTTTAGAAACAACTGCTTTTGGAACATTTCTTCTTGCATCTCTTGGCTTAGGAATAATTAAATTTGAAAATCTAAAAGATTTTGAAAGAATAGAAAAAATTTTCACTTCTCAAATTGATGAAAAATTAAGAGAAAAAAAATATAAAATTTGGAAAGAGGCTGTTAAGAGGAGTTTGGGTTGGAGAAAAATTATGATGTGA
- a CDS encoding 2-oxoacid:acceptor oxidoreductase family protein: protein MSDLFEVRIHGRAGQGAKTGGQILAYAAFFEGKTVQAFPEYGSERRGAPTVAYTRISTKEIRSHEPILEPDAVIVLDETYIYTLPVTKGLKENGVLIINTTKTSDEVRKVTKFNGKIFTVDATGISLSTVGRDAPNIPTLGALVKVTDILSLDSLKKAIEEMFLKKLGENLTKRNIDALMKGYEEVK, encoded by the coding sequence GTGAGTGATCTTTTTGAAGTAAGGATTCATGGTAGGGCTGGTCAGGGAGCAAAAACAGGGGGCCAAATTTTAGCATATGCTGCATTTTTTGAAGGTAAAACAGTTCAAGCATTCCCTGAATACGGCTCAGAAAGAAGGGGTGCACCAACAGTTGCTTACACAAGAATTTCTACAAAAGAGATTAGAAGTCATGAACCAATTCTTGAACCAGATGCTGTTATTGTTCTTGATGAGACTTATATTTACACTCTTCCAGTTACAAAAGGGTTAAAAGAGAATGGCGTTTTAATCATCAACACAACAAAGACAAGTGATGAGGTAAGAAAAGTAACAAAATTTAATGGGAAAATTTTTACGGTTGATGCAACTGGAATTTCTCTTTCAACTGTAGGCAGAGATGCTCCTAACATTCCTACACTTGGTGCTCTTGTTAAAGTTACAGATATTCTCTCACTTGATTCACTTAAAAAGGCAATTGAAGAAATGTTTTTAAAGAAACTTGGTGAAAATCTTACAAAGAGAAACATTGATGCTCTTATGAAAGGTTATGAGGAGGTAAAATAA
- a CDS encoding 4Fe-4S binding protein produces MNKVNKVRIGATWKELPIGGTLPAATSLDYKTGAWRSFVPKFNPNECTHCMICVHYCPVMAIPTEINENGVKGFKDRIYKGVVRLETNLDYCTGCGICAEECPTGAIKMERETWEVK; encoded by the coding sequence ATGAATAAAGTTAATAAAGTAAGAATAGGTGCAACTTGGAAAGAACTTCCTATTGGCGGAACACTTCCTGCTGCCACATCTCTTGATTATAAAACTGGTGCATGGCGTAGTTTTGTTCCAAAATTTAACCCAAATGAGTGTACACATTGTATGATTTGTGTTCACTATTGCCCTGTTATGGCTATTCCTACAGAAATTAATGAAAATGGAGTTAAGGGTTTTAAGGATAGAATTTATAAAGGAGTTGTAAGACTTGAGACAAATTTAGATTATTGTACAGGATGCGGAATATGTGCTGAAGAGTGTCCAACTGGGGCTATTAAGATGGAAAGAGAAACATGGGAGGTGAAATAA
- the porA gene encoding pyruvate ferredoxin oxidoreductase: MGVTVKSKKIPLTGAEAVAEAMRQIKPDVVAAYPITPQTPIVEIFSKFAADGIVDTEVVTPESEHSAISIVTAASAAGARAMSASASQGLALMVEVLPATSGLRLPVVMAIANRALSAPINIHCDHSDMMAVRDLGWIQIFSENAQEAYENMFLAVKLSEHPDVLLPVMVGLDGFIISHGVEVVEIYDDEIMHSFVGDRKPHLSLFDFENPITIGPLELPDFYFETKRQEQEAMKNALKIYIEIGKELSKITGKEYKYFESYKLEDAEVAIIVMGSTAGTAKDAVDELRNEGKKVGLLKPKLFRPFPYDEIRDALKHLKGIGVLDRAYSFGAYAPLYSDIRNALYDLEKRIPVQSYIYGLGGRDIFKYQIKSVFNELLDGKFSKEEKCIGLRE; this comes from the coding sequence ATGGGAGTAACTGTAAAATCAAAAAAGATACCTTTAACTGGTGCAGAGGCGGTTGCAGAAGCAATGAGACAGATAAAACCAGATGTAGTTGCAGCATATCCAATAACTCCCCAAACACCAATTGTTGAAATTTTCTCAAAATTTGCTGCAGATGGAATAGTCGATACTGAAGTTGTAACTCCTGAATCTGAACACTCTGCAATTTCAATTGTTACTGCAGCATCAGCAGCAGGGGCAAGAGCGATGTCTGCTTCAGCATCTCAAGGACTTGCTTTAATGGTTGAAGTTTTGCCTGCAACAAGTGGACTTAGACTTCCAGTTGTTATGGCCATTGCAAATAGGGCTCTTTCTGCACCAATAAACATACATTGTGATCATTCAGATATGATGGCAGTAAGAGATTTAGGATGGATACAGATTTTTTCTGAAAATGCCCAAGAAGCATATGAAAATATGTTTCTTGCAGTAAAACTTTCAGAGCATCCAGATGTTTTACTTCCAGTAATGGTGGGTCTTGATGGATTTATAATAAGCCATGGAGTTGAGGTTGTTGAAATATATGATGATGAGATAATGCACTCTTTTGTCGGTGATAGAAAGCCACATCTCTCTCTTTTTGATTTTGAAAATCCAATAACAATCGGACCTCTTGAGTTGCCAGATTTTTATTTTGAAACAAAAAGGCAAGAGCAAGAAGCAATGAAAAATGCACTCAAAATTTATATTGAAATTGGAAAAGAACTTTCAAAAATTACTGGAAAAGAATACAAATATTTTGAGAGTTATAAACTTGAAGATGCAGAAGTTGCTATTATTGTGATGGGTTCTACTGCTGGAACTGCAAAAGATGCTGTTGATGAATTAAGAAATGAAGGAAAGAAAGTTGGATTACTTAAACCAAAACTTTTTAGACCATTTCCATATGATGAAATAAGAGATGCACTTAAACATCTTAAAGGAATTGGTGTTTTAGATAGAGCATACTCTTTTGGTGCATATGCTCCCCTATATAGTGATATAAGAAATGCTCTTTATGATCTTGAAAAAAGAATACCAGTGCAAAGTTATATTTATGGACTTGGTGGAAGAGATATATTTAAGTATCAGATAAAGAGTGTATTTAATGAACTTCTTGACGGTAAATTTTCTAAAGAAGAGAAATGTATTGGTTTAAGAGAGTGA